A portion of the Gigantopelta aegis isolate Gae_Host chromosome 10, Gae_host_genome, whole genome shotgun sequence genome contains these proteins:
- the LOC121384301 gene encoding uncharacterized protein LOC121384301, with translation MADEDRISEMLINTVEDERTFRRFLNIMNPVEMAISLKGSISDLSAQEVVRSVTNSGHSDRQANDELWRAVKRIPRWWDPFIKALNQCGSTQLSHILQSKLDSITSSPQACCPRTPPPRYQSVEDQQSPTHLQHPVSHEESPTSVQEELAHSQQISNFSQDFPAYLQQHPHIHQQLPSIDQQFSRLPPEQPPVYSQLTPVCCEQVENIYRNAPCNDQAIAGHTSENMSSDEDFTISAVISDQAKKLKLFTIHDENTSIPGSHVIDTNIANCQQTWLGEKKDTTNGVKGLAANKLKKRITSEENDLSTNLMNDLPAISQGKELRSVEREHTLKLKGSVTKVDETKTDDTIGANVISHQDTSYLDDANESLPVHQSGGNLPILDLLLSSDTRDPAVQTSYPPTGSTENTQTADPPGLTTDPAEKSQHTDPPIGKLPCTLENQERDCDFDEVSMFYMTRSGSVELKGISFVNELLNPLDGPSVEQQDAELRDTHHNYQSYMPCIQLGLERLQVHGPVGNSPTEESSPANLQFVTSGNPEQDVLAFILDTKHTSTCEINTVSDSLGDQKHRVDRHSRTSGCGKEVQLATIDRSADPQVMKTNQAYTNSTVKPNHENKARHVLRDKTEHSNPNLANEDYARMSEYEEDSQAIQNDDITGSQTIKLNRTHENVSDTAQNENEVRCIAKYDTASLQAVRVDKRDTPLGSSGNEKQHTSMFGSEVGHTQADEEIRQLGSTGHVGEVETLQVDQINHQDVPTTFRSFVSSPITRTVTETLLTFFK, from the exons ATGGCTGACGAGGACAGGATCTCTGAAATGTTGATAAACACAGTAGAGGATGAACGAACTTTCAGAAGATTTCTGAACATCATGAATCCTGTTGAGATGGCTATATCCTTAAAAGGCTCTATATCCGACCTGTCTGCG CAGGAAGTTGTGAGGTCAGTAACGAATTCCGGCCACAGTGACAGACAGGCCAACGACGAACTGTGGAGGGCGGTGAAGAGAATTCCTCGGTGGTGGGATCCTTTCATCAAGGCACTCAACCAGTGTGGCTCCACGCAACTTTCACATATCCTCCAATCTAAACTAG ATAGCATAACGTCTTCACCACAAGCCTGTTGCCCACGCACTCCACCACCACGTTATCAGTCAGTGGAAGACCAGCAGAGTCCAACTCATCTTCAACATCCAGTTAGCCATGAAGAAAGTCCAACTTCTGTCCAGGAAGAGTTAGCTCATTCTCAACAAATCTCAAACTTTTCTCAAGACTTTCCAGCTTATCTTCAGCAGCACCCACATATTCATCAACAACTTCCGTCTATTGATCAACAGTTTTCAAGACTTCCCCCAGAACAGCCCCCAGTCTACTCTCAACTAACTCCAGTGTGTTGTGAACAAGTGGAAAACATTTATCGAAATGCACCATGTAATGACCAGGCTATAGCAGGACATACGTCTGAGAATATGTCCAGTGATGAAGATTTTACAATAAGCGCTGTCATATCTGATCAAGCTaagaaattaaaactatttacaaTTCATGACGAGAATACGTCCATTCCAGGAAGTCATGTAATAGATACCAATATAGCAAACTGTCAGCAGACATGGTTGGGAGAAAAGAAAGATACAACTAACGGCGTGAAAGGCCTTGCTGCCAACAAGTTGAAGAAGCGTATTACTAGCGAAGAGAATGATCTCTCAACTAACTTGATGAATGATCTACCTGCAATTAGCCAGGGGAAAGAGCTTAGGTCTGTTGAGAGAGAACACACTTTAAAGTTGAAAGGATCGGTTACTAAAGTGGACGAAACCAAGACTGACGACACGATTGGCGCAAACGTTATTTCTCATCAAGACACAAGTTATCTAGATGACGCCAATGAAAGTTTGCCAGTGCATCAATCTGGTGGAAATTTACCTATATTAGACTTACTGCTATCATCAGATACTCGAGATCCTGCTGTACAGACATCATACCCGCCTACTGGTTCAACAGAAAACACGCAAACTGCAGACCCACCTGGGCTCACAACAGATCCAGCTGAGAAAAGCCAACACACTGACCCTCCTATTGGAAAATTGCCATGTACTTTGGAAAATCAGGAACGTGACTGTGATTTTGACGAGGTTTCCATGTTTTACATGACTAGATCAGGTAGTGTGGAACTAAAGGGAATATCGTTTGTAAACGAACTGCTGAACCCACTCGATGGGCCGAGCGTGGAGCAGCAGGACGCCGAGCTCCGTGATACTCACCACAATTACCAGTCTTACATGCCTTGCATTCAACTAGGTCTAGAACGTCTTCAAGTCCACGGTCCTGTCGGAAACTCACCAACAGAAGAATCTAGTCCAGCAAACCTACAATTCGTCACATCTGGCAATCCAGAACAAGATGTTTTAGCCTTTATTTTAGATACAAAGCATACTTCTACATGTGAGATCAACACAGTCAGTGATTCACTAGGTGATCAAAAACACCGGGTAGATCGTCATTCACGGACGTCTGGGTGTGGGAAAGAGGTACAGCTTGCCACCATTGATAGAAGTGCAGATCCACAAGTTATGAAAACAAACCAGGCATATACGAATTCTACAGTTAAGCCCAATCATGAGAACAAAGCACGACACGTTCTACGTGATAAAACCGAACACTCAAACCCAAATCTGGCAAATGAAGATTATGCACGTATGTCAGAATATGAGGAAGATTCACAAGCCATCCAAAATGATGACATTACAGGTTCACAAACTATCAAATTAAATAGGACACATGAGAATGTATCAGATACAGCCCAGAATGAGAATGAGGTGAGGTGTATCGCAAAGTATGACACTGCTAGTCTACAGGCTGTCAGAGTAGATAAGAGAGATACTCCTTTAGGTTCATCAGGAAACGAGAAGCAGCACACATCCATGTTTGGAAGTGAAGTAGGCCACACACAAGCTGATGAGGAAATTCGACAACTTGGGTCTACAGGACACGTGGGAGAGGTGGAAACACTACAGGTTGACCAAATTAATCACCAAGATGTACCAACTACATTTCGGTCATTCGTCAGTAGCCCGATTACTAGAACTGTAACAGAAACTCTGCtaacatttttcaaataa
- the LOC121382543 gene encoding mucin-2-like has translation MLFGKIVVIKRNGTDGAHFPLTATSCLFGRSNECDIRIQLPTVSKEHCRMDVNSDAQVFVTNLSQTNPTQVNGKAILAVVQVKHCDVFTISDRSFRFEFAPDSKHHPRNNTPQREKKIPNKILSPKSKPPTPSSAKQPPLTPRSDNKPVKSPKAKTPVKVSPLSDVKKKKSPSTASPTASAKTSLLKENAPVSTPKRSASPKLSGAAALASGARKTIPTSRASMPLGSPYHPPSKAKLRNSISELRRRSQPVTETAGEAKTPTPAKQKSPSRKTGGTPSSGSGKKRKATSYDLPSSKRKRVSFGPSLTPEQFDKTLPPATPVRKGSAPRRTSEPVITEESASQSPAKRRSVTAKVNSTILEESPQAVTKQAKSSPKIPRSRSSSPKGSRTPAKVKSPARTPKASPVHTSKSPQRTPRAGSLLTSRSAKRSESKSPARSIPMPQATSKLASPKMTMAKSTSGTPKSTTPPKTPKLKSPATTPKRMTSPAKTPVSPATTPKSTNMSASKSTVQTLTAPLKSPGRTSKSTSKSPSVISRTARSPVATKSPKTASSPVRTPRSSKSPVRTPRSSKSPVPKTARTLKTAESPARTPKTAESPARTLKTAESPARTPKTAESPARTLKTAESPARSPMMTKSPARSPVMAKLPARSPVMGKSPARSPVMGKSPARSPKMAKSLARSPMMAKSPAKSPMVTKLPADNSTVSSLQTSAIITKVPAISPKVAKSPVRTPKMIKSPARSLKIAKSPVGTLKMARSPKVAKSPIGTPKMTKSPARSSKVAKSPIGTPKMTKSLARSPKVAKSPIRTPKMAGSPKVAKLPIGTLKMARSPIGTPKMTKSPVRTPKVARSPIGTPKMAESPKVAKSPIGTQNVAKSPVGTLKMAISPARSPKMVKSPARSPKVTKSPIGTPKMAKSLPRSPKVTKSPIGSPKMAKSLPRSLTIKSPARSPKMTKSPLTPKAVKSPARTPKMTEIPITFTLLTPTNASESSARDKAISSSLIKSAKTISSPITFRIKSPARTPKPIKSPKSMVRAAKSPARTKVGKSPKSTAKTTKSPAKAPMVERSLKAAKTPLSTAKAEKSPVATPKVGKTSSTQSAKKRKIATPKSLKHFVAKVGTPQMPSAKKMKMSDSVEKVVSPPADVNKMVALRAIHTPRLHSITKKTPARHGSSRKMPRKTPSKLSKKLWSDIVKSGVAVEGIARKTRTVRPAKIVKKVTKQTVVKTMKTPRTIAGARTVKTPRAVARARAPTTGHVHSPATLLVGRMLTARVKTPKPLPKKGRKTNIKVARLSQGKACYDGLAEMFKTPSPKKMETPKWRGSTKKQRASPSVSTHRPSMDATPHSLYADIPDTPNGPGEMFVSPLSSNRKMKEPNKTPSFIGVKNLYQGAKTGNKTPSFIGVKNLYKKVGTNSDINVTGMKRIFATPKTKSAAKDVSYEGVKRLMASPRVKKAPGTPSGLEDIFKTPTAVSLKKEQQKTKTPRKRQTEQSTELSVTKKSKIGVTCAISEATVLMSPVIRSVKKTRGRKAQSPKAEQATPRGRKASTRVKDVHESPVKLTEAAVSRGRRGKTAHTELKGKKTVVKMTTPKIQRTRKGKPLSRDRTSPMKVKTPEKKASTRKGKTVKAVSDIPVDGGSACEEMEKVMKRRVRRGEATLGAPSPVTKLPSKHPAPMAQVSVAKPASPEKKAATPRGRARRGQAHTSPLKKLTTPKRSRGRDRVTPINVSPAGKSIFSPEKKVATPKRHTRRGKIADVKVAEEEMSPKPVGKRSKVSVKKSSGVKARKTPVKNLSKNKSTIKESAVVQDAPIVERSPKVKAATPKECITRGKVGRKTPEKAEKIPVIKTATPKSRRGKTTVAKVEKTDIGVQAKCSQKREQGSDKASPVKTRTKRVVAVKSPAAKTPVKNVKRPADTPLEEVTPKKSKTRGHTKLKTPLKSNSRKSPKRKALLSITPIKIVADAKQSGKDVGKPTRGNRSAKSQSPVKKQVSPVKKTSVKQVSKTNKSKKVATPAKRVTRSRR, from the exons GAGTAACGAGTGTGATATCCGGATCCAGTTACCCACAGTCTCCAAGGAACATTGCCGTATGGATGTCAATAGTGATGCACAG GTGTTTGTGACAAACCTAAGTCAGACGAATCCAACTCAGGTGAATGGAAAAGCGATCTTGGCTGTTGTTCAAGTAAAGCACTGTGACGTTTTCACCATCAGTGACCGATCTTTCCGCTTTGAGTTCGCTCCTGACTCAAAACACCATCCGAGAAATAATACaccacagagagagaaaaagattcCTAATAAAATTCTGTCTCCAAAG TCCAAGCCACCTACTCCCTCTTCGGCAAAACAACCTCCACTGACCCCACGCTCGGACAACAAGCCGGTCAAATCACCTAAGGCTAAGACTCCAGTGAAAGTGTCGCCATTGTCAgatgtgaaaaagaaaaaatcgcCATCTACAGCCAGCCCTACTGCTTCAGCCAAGACATCGTTATTGAAAGAAAATGCGCCAGTCTCGACGCCAAAACGTTCTGCGTCACCCAAGCTGTCAG GCGCTGCTGCTCTTGCATCCGGTGCCAGAAAAACGATACCCACTTCACGTGCT AGTATGCCGTTAGGAAGCCCGTATCATCCACCATCTAAGGCGAAGCTGAGAAATAGTATTTCTGAACTGCGCCGACGATCACAGCCCGTTACAGAGACTGCTGGTGAAGCAAAAACTCCAACACCAGCAAAACAAAAATCTCCATCGCGAAAAACTG gtggaACTCCATCTTCTGGGTCGGGGAAAAAGAGAAAGGCGACTAGCTACGATCTCCCAAGCTCCAAAAGGAAGAGAGTTTCCTTTGGTCCGAGTCTGACGCCAGAGCAGTTCGACAAAACGCTACCCCCAGCCACGCCCGTAAGGAAAGGATCTGCTCCAAGAAGAACTTCAGAACCAGTTATCACTGAAGAATCTGCCTCACAGTCTCCGGCTAAACGCAGATCAGTGACGGCGAAAGTTAACTCAACAATATTGGAAGAAAGTCCACAAGCTGTTACAAAACAGGCAAAGTCGTCACCAAAAATACCCAGATCTCGTAGCTCTTCTCCGAAAGGTAGCAGAACACCAGCAAAGGTTAAATCACCAGCAAGAACTCCGAAAGCTTCCCCAGTTCACACTTCCAAATCGCCACAAAGAACTCCTAGGGCAGGTTCCTTACTGACTTCTAGATCGGCAAAACGGTCTGAGTCAAAATCCCCAGCCAGATCAATACCGATGCCACAGGCCACTTCCAAATTAGCTAGCCCTAAAATGACGATGGCTAAATCCACCTCAGGAACTCCCAAGTCAACGACACCTCCAAAAACGCCCAAATTAAAGTCACCTGCTACAACTCCAAAGAGGATGACATCACCGGCTAAGACTCCAGTATCTCCTGCTACAACACCCAAGAGTACAAACATGTCTGCCAGCAAATCAACGGTACAAACACTAACAGCCCCTTTAAAGTCACCTGGCAGAACTTCCAAAAGTACTTCTAAGTCACCATCAGTAATCTCTAGGACAGCAAGATCACCTGTTGCCACAAAAAGCCCCAAGACTGCAAGTTCACCTGTACGAACACCCAGGTCTTCTAAATCACCTGTACGAACACCCAGGTCTTCTAAATCACCTGTTCCGAAGACAGCAAGAACTCTCAAGACTGCTGAATCACCGGCAAGAACTCCCAAGACTGCTGAATCACCGGCAAGAACTCTCAAGACTGCTGAATCACCGGCAAGAACTCCCAAGACTGCTGAATCACCGGCAAGAACTCTCAAGACTGCTGAATCACCGGCAAGATCTCCTATGATGACTAAATCACCGGCAAGATCTCCTGTGATGGCTAAATTGCCGGCAAGATCTCCTGTGATGGGAAAATCACCGGCAAGATCTCCTGTGATGGGAAAATCACCGGCAAGATCTCCTAAAATGGCTAAATCACTGGCAAGATCTCCTATGATGGCTAAATCACCAGCAAAATCTCCTATGGTGACAAAATTACCTGCTGATAACTCCACTGTTTCATCTCTACAAACATCTGCTATCATTACAAAAGTACCTGCAATAAGCCCCAAGGTGGCAAAATCACCTGTAAGAACACCCAAGATGATAAAATCACCGGCAAGATCTCTGAAGATTGCAAAATCACCTGTAGGAACTCTGAAGATGGCAAGATCTCCAAAGGTGGCAAAATCGCCTATAGGAACTCCGAAGATGACAAAATCACCGGCAAGATCTTCAAAGGTGGCAAAATCACCTATAGGAACACCCAAGATGACAAAATCACTGGCAAGATCTCCAAAGGTGGCAAAATCACCTATAAGAACTCCGAAGATGGCAGGATCTCCAAAGGTGGCAAAATTGCCTATAGGAACTCTGAAGATGGCAAGATCACCTATAGGAACTCCAAAGATGACAAAATCACCTGTAAGAACACCCAAGGTGGCAAGATCACCTATAGGAACTCCGAAGATGGCAGAATCTCCAAAGGTGGCAAAATCACCTATAGGAACTCAGAATGTGGCAAAATCACCTGTAGGAACTCTGAAGATGGCAATATCACCGGCAAGATCTCCAAAGATGGTAAAATCACCGGCAAGATCTCCGAAGGTGACAAAATCACCTATAGGAACTCCGAAGATGGCAAAATCATTGCCAAGATCTCCGAAGGTGACAAAATCACCTATAGGAAGTCCAAAGATGGCAAAATCATTGCCAAGATCTCTGACGATAAAATCACCAGCAAGATCTCCGAAGATGACAAAATCACCTCTAACTCCTAAGGCTGTAAAATCACCTGCAAGAACTCCCAAGATGACAGAAATACCAATTACTTTCACACTACTGACTCCAACAAATGCTTCAGAATCATCTGCAAGAGATAAAGCAATTTCATCATCACTTATAAAATCAGCCAAGACTATTTCATCTCCAATAACTTTCAGAATAAAATCACCTGCAAGAACTCCAAAGCCAATAAAATCTCCAAAATCAATGGTAAGGGCTGCAAAATCACCGGCTAGAACTAAAGTTGGGAAATCTCCCAAATCGACTGCAAAGACAACAAAATCACCTGCTAAAGCCCCCATGGTTGAAAGATCTCTAAAGGCAGCAAAAACTCCATTGTCAACTGCAAAGGCTGAAAAATCACCTGTAGCAACTCCCAAGGTTGGAAAAACATCTTCCACACAGTCGGCAAAAAAAAGGAAGATTGCAACACCAAAATCACTTAAACATTTTGTGGCAAAAGTTGGCACACCACAGATGCCAAGTGCAAAGAAGATGAAGATGTCGGATTCAGTAGAAAAAGTAGTAAGTCCTCCAGCCGATGTGAACAAAATGGTGGCTTTAAGAGCCATTCATACACCCAGGTTACATTCCATCACCAAGAAGACCCCAGCACGCCATGGTTCCAGCAGAAAAATGCCACGCAAGACTCCCTCGAAATTGTCCAAAAAATTGTGGTCTGACATAGTGAAGTCCGGAGTAGCAGTTGAAGGGATCGCTAGAAAAACACGTACTGTGCGGCCTGCTAAGATTGTAAAAAAG GTTACTAAGCAGACCGTTGTCAAGACGATGAAGACTCCACGGACTATAGCTGGTGCCAGGACTGTGAAAACACCACGCGCTGTCGCACGGGCGCGCGCTCCCACTACTGGACATGTGCACTCTCCTGCAACACTGTTGGTCGGCAGGATGCTGACAGCACGTGTGAAAACGCCAAAACCCTTGCCCAAGAAGGGTCGCAAAACTAACATCAAG gtGGCTCGCTTATCACAAGGTAAAGCATGTTATGATGGATTGGcagaaatgtttaaaacaccATCACCTAAAAAGATGGAAACTCCAAAATGGCGTGGTAGCACGAAGAAACAACGGGCGAGTCCATCTGTATCAACTCATAGACCGAGCATGGATGCCACACCACATTCTCTGTATGCTGACATTCCAGACACCCCAAATGGACCAGGGGAGATGTTCGTGTCTCCACTCTCATCAAACAGGAAGATGAAGGAGCCGAACAAGACACCCAGTTTCATTGGTGTGAAGAATCTGTACCAAGGTGCTAAGACGGGGAACAAAACACCCAGTTTCATTGGCGTAAAGAATTTGTACAAAAAGGTGGGGACAAATTCTGACATCAATGTGACAGGCATGAAAAGGATTTTTGCAACACCCAAGACAAAATCTGCTGCCAAGGATGTTAGTTACGAAGGTGTGAAACGGCTAATGGCGTCCCCTCGAGTGAAGAAAGCCCCTGGTACTCCGTCTGGGTTGGAGGATATCTTCAAAACACCAACTGCTGTCTCGTTGAAGAAAGAacagcagaaaacaaaaacaccaag gaAACGACAAACGGAACAGTCCACTGAATTGTCAGTGACAAAGAAAAGCAAAATTGGTGTAACATGTG CCATATCCGAAGCCACTGTTTTAATGAGCCCTGTCATAAGATCTGTGAAGAAAACAAGAGGTCGTAAGGCTCAAAGTCCAAAGGCTGAACAAGCAACACCAAGAGGGCGCAAAGCAAGCACCAGAGTTAAAGACGTCCATGAATCTCCCGTGAAACTAACGGAGGCTGCCGTGTCGAGAGGACGCAGAGGAAAAACGGCTCACACTGAGCTGAAGGGCAAAAAAACTGTTGTGAAGATGACAACACCAAAAATCCAGCGCACAAGGAAAGGTAAACCCTTGTCAAGGGACCGCACTTCACCAATGAAAGTAAAGACACCAGAGAAGAAAGCTAGTACCCGGAAAGGAAAAACAGTTAAAGCTGTATCAGACATTCCTGTAGATGGGGGAAGTGCCTGCGAAGAGATGGAGAAAGTAATGAAACGACGTGTTCGGAGGGGGGAGGCAACTCTTGGTGCTCCATCTCCTGTGACTAAGCTACCTTCAAAACACCCAGCTCCCATGGCCCAGGTATCTGTGGCTAAACCTGCCTCACCGGAGAAGAAGGCCGCAACACCTAGAGGACGGGCGAGAAGAGGCCAGGCTCACACTTCGCCATTAAAGAAACTCACAACCCCGAAACGCTCGCGAGGACGGGACCGCGTAACACCCATCAACGTGAGCCCTGCAGGCAAATCAATTTTCTCACCAGAAAAGAAAGTTGCCACACCAAAACGACATACTAGAAGAGGAAAAATAGCAGATGTTAAAGTAGCGGAAGAGGAAATGTCACCAAAGCCAGTTGGTAAGAGAAGTAAAGTGTCTGTTAAGAAATCTTCTGGAGTGAAAGCCAGGAAAACTCCAGTGAAGAATCTGTCAAAGAACAAGTCAACTATTAAGGAATCTGCTGTAGTACAGGATGCACCTATTGTGGAAAGGTCTCCTAAAGTGAAAGCAGCAACTCCAAAAGAATGTATTACAAGAGGTAAAGTGGGTAGAAAGACTCCAGAGAAGGCTGAAAAAATACCTGTCATCAAAACAGCCACCCCAAAGAGCAGGAGAGGTAAAACAACTGTTGCGAAGGTTGAGAAAACAGATATTGGTGTACAGGCAAAATGCAGTCAGAAACGAGAACAAGGCAGTGACAAAGCATCGCCTGTGAAAACGAGAACCAAGAGAGTTGTGGCTGTCAAGAGTCCTGCTGCTAAAACGCcagttaaaaatgtgaaaagaCCAGCAGACACTCCACTAGAAGAGGTAACTCCTAAGAAGAGCAAAACGAGAGGACACACAAAGCTGAAAACTCCACTGAAATCAAACTCAAGGAAGAGTCCTAAACGAAAAGCTCTGCTTTCTATAACTCCCATCAAAATAGTAGCTGATGCTAAACAGAGTGGTAAAGATGTGGGAAAACCAACGAGGGGCAATCGTAGTGCTAAATCACAGTCCCCTGTTAAAAAACAGGTCAGTCCGGTTAAAAAGACTTCTGTAAAACAAGTGTCAAAAACAAACAAGTCGAAGAAAGTTGCCACTCCAGCAAAGAGAGTAACTCGAAGTAGGcgataa